The following nucleotide sequence is from Synchiropus splendidus isolate RoL2022-P1 chromosome 1, RoL_Sspl_1.0, whole genome shotgun sequence.
catttttctggaTAAACATGATTCAAGGGCTCGCATACATGCTGAAATaaagctcctgcagcagcaaaaCAATTTTATGAACTAAATCATTTCATAgcgatgtttttgtttttcaagattttgttggaaacacattttataaTAACAGGAAATCTACATTTAATCAATGGAACAAGTGGagcaataaaatacaaataggaAATACAAATGATGCAGCCTTATCAAGTActgttgaaatgttgaattcATAACTGTGTGTGAACGTCATTGTAAAGTCATTTTGGAAAATGCATTAAAGGTTTTTTTACCTACTGAAACTAAAGAGCTCCATTTGTGCTTCAAACCTGTATAGTTGAGCCATTGGGATCAGGAGGAGAACAGTCAACCAATGGAGCTTGACCATGGAATGTGTTCGTACTGTATGTGTCATGTGTTCAGCAGATATATTCGTATTATTCCTGCCCCGTCATGCTTTCTTGGACAGATGAATCCTCTCTTTTTTTACATGATATGTTTATGTTAATCATTGATGAACCAAATTGGAATTGTAATCTGAATGTTATTCTTCTGAATAATTATAAAGTAATCCATATGGAATTCAAGAATACTGAAACACCAAAGTATTTTTGAATAGTTTTTGCTTTTCAATCAGTTCTTGTCATAactgtaaaaaaagaaatctgatcTTTGGTTTCCACCCAGAGGTTGAATGACGTCACACTCCAGTGAAATTCTCAGAGTTCAAACAGTCAAAAGGTGACCAAGAACAAGGGTTTAAACCCCAAATATGATAAAAATCATCCAAACCAAGTATCACGTACAGCAGTTATTATGAATAGCGCCACTAAAACAGCAACCAGACTGTGCCACATCATGAGTTTCACATTAGTGTCATGCAGAGACGTCACAGGATCCTGCTGCAGCCACAATTCAAAGCAGCCCTTTTAAAAGAGTTTGCGTCGGCAGCCATGCTTTCATCGACCATCTACAAATATGTGGTAGTAAAAAAACTTCTTAAGGCAAATACTGTCAGCAGAGGGTCCTTCATATTGCTATCTAGGCAGAGACGACTATGGAAGTACAGAAAtaagaaatgatgaaataatgtTCTTCATAGGCAATACAAACgtcaatgaaataaatgaaacaaaacttgGTTAGGTGAGTCAAGCCAAGTCACTGAGAAGCGTCTGTTGCTTATCTGCATGTTTCCAGAACAGTTTTGGCTGAACTCGATCTCCTGTTGCATAATACAAGAACACACCGGTGGCTCGGATGGGAGCACATGTCGTAACCCAACTGCTCTGATGTCACCTCCCTCCTGAttcatcaatatttcatgttaaaatgttacatttttttaatattaaaaaaacattttacacagGTTTTAACAAGATTTGGTGGAGATTTTTGACTGcttaaatgcaaatgttttaaCTGTTTTTAACTGAGTTTTTGATGTTGCTAatctgcttttttgttttcctgagaAAGCAACTGCTTGATTAAATCGTTCAGCGGTTTCAACTTGAGTTCTCAAGTCTTCACTTGCATTATTCTTTAACGGTATCACGGAATAAATATTGTTTGCACATAGAAACGTTCTGTGGACGTCAAAACAAACGCATCTAGTGTCTTTGTTAACATGTTCACCCAGCTTCTTGTGCCATTAAAAGTCTTGGTCAGAAATTAAATAGTCATTCCAACATTAAAATGGACATGTGTGGGGTTTGatcagagcagcaggaggatgaggaggtaGAGCGGGAGGAGGAGGTTGTCTATTTGGGACGTGTAAGCCTCCAGCATGGCTACCAGTGTGATGGAGCCCACGATCCACGAGTAGGTGGCGTTTAAGTTgatgctgctgtcaaagatgaGGAACATGGCCACCGCGATGATCTGGGCGAACACTGAAGTGGCTGTTCCCTCCATCGTTTTTTTAGTTCCTGGCCATCGGATCTCTCCCATCGTGCTCCCGAACACAGACGCTACCGTGTCGCCGACGCCCACCGCCAGCACGCCGGCGTACGGCACCAGCCCGCCCGCACCAGGCAGCACCCCCTTTGGAGCGCAGGGTCCAGGGAAGAGCCAGATGGGCAGAGACATGCCCAGCAGCAGGTAGATGTGGGTGAGTATGAGCGGCCCCGAGTCCCTCTCGTCTAAGAAGAGCGTGAGCAGCTGCCTGAGAAGCTGTCCCAGCGGCCGGATTCGAAAATACCGCACGTATTCCAAGAACAAGAAGACAGCCAGGCAGCCCACCGAGGCCACGTGCAGCAGCTGCCTGTCGTAAATGAGGCCGGGCACGAACGTGGCCACCACAATCAGGTGGAAGTACTTCCTGACCACGGTGGAGGCCTGGTGCTTCTTGGATCCTGCCTGCCGCTGATAGTTCTGGTGCAGCACCACGCAGGTGGCCACCACGCACAGAAAGGCCCAGTAGCTCAGCAGGCACAGCCTTTTGTCGTTGAGCGTCACAAAGTCAAACAGCCACATGATGGGATGGCGGCCGATGAAGAGGGAGAGCCAGGGCATGAGGATGCCCAGAGCCAGGACGGCTGACATGATGTGGAAAAAGAGGGAGGACACCCAGGTCTCTGACTCCATGAAGCAGAAAAGCAGGGCGAAGACCACGCCCAGCAGCAGAgagcccaccaccaccacggGCAGGAAGTAGTTCACTGGatcacctttgacctcagctAGGTTGAGAGAGCGTTTGATGAGCTGGTTGATGATGAAGCTGATCCCACCGACGATAAGAAGCGCCTCGCCGGGTGTGAAGCAGCGCGGCATTAAGTAAAGCACAATCAGACTCAGATAGACGAAGATCAAGAGAACCTCCAGCACCTCGATGACCTCTGACACCGTCAGCGTTTGCTTTGTGGTGTAGAGGATGGCGCTGCCTGCCATGCCTGCGATGACACACGTGTTGGTTGGAACAGGCCTGGTGATTCCCAGCGCGATCAGGGAGAGGAATAAGGCCAGCATCATGCCGGTGATGGTGACCACCATGGAGAAGCGCTCAAAGTAGACGTTCCCAGAGGCGGAGCACCGCTCTCGCAGCACCAGGCCCAACAGCGGCATCACCATGGAGGCCGGGACGATGCCGCTGTTCGCAGACGGACGGAACTGGAACACGGCTGCGCCTGATCGCAGAAGACGATCCCACTTGTGCTGCACGTAAAAAGCCTGGATGACCAGAGCGATGCTGCACCAGGAGTGCTGGTTCCACACCGCCATGTGGACGCACAGCACCACGGCCAGAACCACGGCGGACTCCACGATCACAGCGTTCATCTGCATGGCTGCGGGAAGGCGGGACGCGCAGCAGTGTGGGGCAGTTCAACTCTTCAGTCACTTCCCTGGTCTGACACACATCATCACTGTGGAGATCTGGACACAGGAAACATGTAAAACATCAATATGAATCTATCAACGTGAATATGAAAGGGATTAAATCCCTCTGTTGTACGTGTCATGTCACAAATTAAGTATATCTACCTTGtcgactgaaaaaaatgcaacttaAAAAAAGGGTTCATTACGATAATCAATCGAGATCCAAGATACCATGATCTCTTGAATACAATTATGTTCAAGAAAAGTTAGACTTTTGATAGACGATTCTTTGAAGGACAGCTTAAATAATGTTTTCTTCAAACCTGACTTATCAGAGCCCAAAATCAGAGTTGGTACCTCAAACTAGCTATTTGCCTTactcaaacaaaaaatacatctaGCAGGAATGGTTTgagaataatatatatatatatatatatatatatatatatatatatatatatatatatatatatacacacaagaaGACGTTTCCACTCTTCAGTCACTTATCTGGCTCGAGCTCCAACATGGAACCTTGGTCAGACTACGGGCTTGTCTGTGACAAGGAAGAATAGAAAAGGCACAACTGACCGTATCTATTTTGAAATCGCGACAAAACCTCACCCTTTGTCCCCGTGGGGGTCGAAGACTCAGCTGTGGCAAAGCAAGCCACTGAGCGAGCGTTTTCACCGTATTTGTCCGCATTAAAACACCACTTTGCGGGACGCTGGTAACATAAACATTGGACTTATTGAATGAGCAGCGTCCGATCTCTTGGTGCTACATCAAGATGCTGCAACCTCGAACGACACCGGGCGAACATAGAAACCAACTACAGATCGCGGAGAAACGGTGCATCAAGATAAGATAAATATGCGCAGTACTTACCACATATGCGTCCGATGAACTGAAGGGACGATGTATTTAAAAACGACCGTCATCCGCAGCGATAGACGGATTTCTCCTTTGTCAGCTGTCGCTTCTTTCACACCCAGTAGGAGGTGGCCATGTTTGACAGCTGGGTCACGTGACACATCGGCATTCGTCATTTAAAGGGGCAGTAGTGCGATCGTAATTCGAGTACGGAGAattgcaaaataataataatgtataagTTATGTTATAgaaataattgttgttgttgttgttgtctgtaaATTGCTTAATTCctattttatatataaagaACTGTTCCGTCTTAGTCCAGCTGGTGGCGGTAATGCGTTAGTCGGCTCGCGTGTCGACAACCAATGACGAGCAAGAGCAAGATGTTAACAGACCCCCTACGTCACCGGTGACGACACAGCTGACGGCCAATCTGATGACAGGAGCGAAGATGGCGGCCTCCGACACAAGCGCCAGGTACCGATCGAACTTAGGCACATGTCACTGTTACTGTCACTGTTTGGAGAAAAGTAGCAGTTCAGTAACACTTTAAGATAACGTTTAATTTTGCAAAATGACGCCTGTGTCGGTACCgaggtttctctgtttttctctaAGCAGTTGGCACCAAGCGAGTTTAGCTTAGCATGTGTTAGCATTCTTTTATTTAAACGGACTCGGTGGCGCGGCGCATGTCAGCAAAGCCGCAACGGATATGGGATGCAAATTCGAATTTACCAATACAATGCTCCAGCCTGATCAAACTTGCCTGGAATGTGCTTCAATTCGATACCGTTACAAAATATAACTGCGCTTGGTGACATTTGCTAAAGCTCACGTTGACGCTTCATAGCATGTTCATAACGCCTATTGTCAACGTGTGTTGTCACCATCTGTAGATCACATGTTGCATCTTGCCAGTGCATTTTACTTTCATTCCCGTTTGGTGCAATATGTATATCTATAATACACGATTTAATCACCGTAGTGCCCCCATGTTTTCGGATTGGGTTTCCGCATCTGACTGTTTCATCTATTCAACTAAcatcttgaaataaataaatgcatgacGGATCGTACATCAGTGCATTGTTCAGATGGAACTTGTTACTTTGTAAAGAAAAGACGAATAATAATCCACATATATCTGAAAGGTTGTGGAAAGTATTACACACTTATCGAAACGCATCCCTTTTCAACTAATAATAAACATCGTATCAATCGCAATGAATATAAATCTTATCTTTTTAATGTTATTTCATGGTTTATAAAATCAACtattaaaatgaatattcaaaataaattgtaTCTCTTATGTCTTAAGACTGTGTAAATGTGCTTAAAGTGTATAACAATGTTTAGTTCCATAAGTTCAGACGGTGTTATCTatattttgatttgtttgttgttgggtttttttaatCAGTGTATTAAGCAGTTTAATTTAGTTCACTCTTTGCGAAATCCCAAGTAAGAACGTACTAAGTAAATCTTTAaattaaacttttgtttttgctgggtTCTGTTCATGGTTCTAGGAGCTCCCGAGAATTATGGACCATATTGCTCGGAAGAACAGCTTTGCGAGAGCCggtatgtttgtttttgtgcatcTGACTAAAATGTTCGTAAAAGGAGTTCATCAGTCGACATTAGTATCAAAATGGTGGCATACATTTTCTTGGAAATAATACCTTTCACACCTTCAGGCTCAGATTGAAGCAGAACTTGACAAACATTGGGATCGACTGCATCAGGGACTCAGCTATTACAAACCTTCCAGGTGAGGAATGTTTTAGTTTGAGTTTGTGCATACACTATGTAGCTGGTCGATAATCATCTGCGTCTTGTCTTGTAGTTCTGCTTCTGCAGACAAGGTGAAGGCCAACAAAGATGTTGCACAATCGTTGAAGGATTTTGGGCTGAGGATCAGTAAGCTACTAGtgagtgtttcatttgaagttttCCACAACAGATTTGGTTGCACTAACAACTGTTTTTGTGAAAGGGTCTGGATGAGCAACAAAGCGTGCAACTTTTACAGTTGTATCTTCAAGAGGACTACAGAGGAACCAGAGATTCCCTAAAGGTGCCAAAAACATATAATTTATATGAAGCTGTGAAGCTCTGCAAGTTATGTCTCACCGCGTGTTTTTAATAGGTTGTAATTAAAGATGAACGACAAAGCCAAGCTCTTCTTTTGAAGGTGTGTGTAACATTTTCCACTTCACataatgcatttctttttcGACGCTGCTGGATTGATTTCCTTTGACATACACAGATTGCTGACTATTACTACGATGAGCGCATGTGTCTGCTCAGATGTGTTCTGCTCCTGCTGACGTACTTTCAAGATGAGCGGCATCCCTTCAGGGTAGGAATGAAGTGCACCAGATGCAGAGCAAACTTACATTTATCTGCCGTTATTTGACATTCGTGTGTTTCAAGGCGGAATACGCAAACTGCGTGAATAAGCTAGAGAAGGATCTGATCGGCAACTACCAGTCGCAGTTTGAGAAGCTCTTCAAAGCTGAAGCACCAACATGGGAAACACACGGCAACCTCATGGTCAGTCTTGTTGAGATTTTACGGTGCTGTGCATAACCATCAGTTGAGTTTTGTCATGGCTGTTTGAGTTAATAAAATTGTGTTCCTCTCCAGACGGAACGACAGGTGTCCCGGTGGTTTCTGCAGTGTCTGCGGGAACAGTCACTGCTGTTGGAGATCATCTTCCTCTATCACGCCTACTTTGAGATGACTCCCACTGACATGCTCAACTTCACCAAGATGTTCAAGGAGCAGGGTTTTGGTTTGCGGCAGACCAACAGGCACCTCGTAGACAAGAGCATGGATGCGCTTGTCGATCGAATTGGGTGAGTTCCTTGGCTGTTCTTCACCAGCTATTGTTGAGATTGAAATTCGGTCTCTTGCTTGAGAGAAAGCTTGTGCTTGCTAATGTGTTTCTTCATACTTCTGTAGGTACTTAAGTTCTCTCATCCTGGTTGAAGGAATGGACATCGACTTTTTGCAAAAATGTGCCTTAGAAGACTGTACTGATCAGCATCAGTTCTCCAGTGTTCCTGATATTGTCAAGGTATTTATCCTGAAGTGAAAAATGTTGCAAATGTATTCCTCATTACCGTTTGTCATGCAGGAGATGGACCAGCTGCTTCTGACTTTTGGGGACATCCCTCATCACGGGCCTGTGCTGCTGGCCTGGGTCCTGCTGAGACACACGCTTAGACCAGATGAGTCAAACCCGGTGGTCAGGAGGATTGGTAACACCGCCCTGCAGCTGGGGGTTTTTAAATACCTCTCGGCGATGTTGAAAGGCCTCAGCGCTTCTGGGAACAACGTAGGCAAACTTGATCAACGCCTGTCTGAAAGTTCACTTTGCTGACTGACACTTTGTTCTGCTCCCCCAGTGCACGCCAAGCACAGCAAAGATGTGCATCTATGGCCTCTTATCATTCGTCATCACCTCTTTTGAGGCAGAAAGCCTTCAGGTTGGCAGGAGAAGTTCATCCAAGCGTTGCTTCAATTTTTCTCGCTGTTGACAGTTCTCTGCTGTCGACTTACAGACGGCTGATGCCAACACGCAGGGTTCCCATCTGGTGGATGTAGCCTGTGAGGTTCTCTCTGCTCCAAACTTGGCTGAAGTCTTTTGGGAAATGGTAAGAAGCTGAACAGTTTTTCTGTTTAATCATAGActagatcaggggttcttacttaatctacttacacgtaaacaaagccAACCCTTGCGAAATGAAACcgtgtgatcattgcaaagatatttatttgtaattGAGAAGTCTATCTAGCAgcaaccaggtgcaagtcatgttcatcaaatttactaaaggaaaaaaaatacacttgcatACTTGGATTctaactgttgagaaaattggaaaaactgaataaaattctgagtgtaa
It contains:
- the dolk gene encoding dolichol kinase — encoded protein: MQMNAVIVESAVVLAVVLCVHMAVWNQHSWCSIALVIQAFYVQHKWDRLLRSGAAVFQFRPSANSGIVPASMVMPLLGLVLRERCSASGNVYFERFSMVVTITGMMLALFLSLIALGITRPVPTNTCVIAGMAGSAILYTTKQTLTVSEVIEVLEVLLIFVYLSLIVLYLMPRCFTPGEALLIVGGISFIINQLIKRSLNLAEVKGDPVNYFLPVVVVGSLLLGVVFALLFCFMESETWVSSLFFHIMSAVLALGILMPWLSLFIGRHPIMWLFDFVTLNDKRLCLLSYWAFLCVVATCVVLHQNYQRQAGSKKHQASTVVRKYFHLIVVATFVPGLIYDRQLLHVASVGCLAVFLFLEYVRYFRIRPLGQLLRQLLTLFLDERDSGPLILTHIYLLLGMSLPIWLFPGPCAPKGVLPGAGGLVPYAGVLAVGVGDTVASVFGSTMGEIRWPGTKKTMEGTATSVFAQIIAVAMFLIFDSSINLNATYSWIVGSITLVAMLEAYTSQIDNLLLPLYLLILLLL